The Ananas comosus chloroplast DNA, complete genome genome contains a region encoding:
- the ndhI gene encoding NADH-plastoquinone oxidoreductase subunit I, with protein sequence MFPMVIGFMNYGQQTIRAARYIGQSFIITLSHTNRLPVTIQYPYEKSITPERFRGRIHFEFDKCIACEVCVRVCPIDLPVVDWRFERDIKKKQLLNYSIDFGVCIFCGNCVEYCPTNCLSMTEEYELSTYDRHELNYNQIALGRLPISIIGDYTIQTVMNSTQIKIDKDKPFDSRTITDY encoded by the coding sequence ATGTTCCCTATGGTAATTGGGTTCATGAATTATGGTCAACAAACAATACGAGCTGCAAGGTACATTGGTCAAAGTTTCATAATTACCTTATCCCACACAAATCGTTTACCTGTAACTATTCAATATCCTTATGAAAAATCGATCACACCAGAGCGTTTCCGGGGTCGAATCCACTTTGAATTTGATAAATGTATTGCTTGTGAAGTATGTGTTCGTGTATGCCCGATAGATCTACCCGTTGTTGATTGGAGATTTGAAAGAGATATTAAAAAGAAACAATTACTTAATTATAGTATAGATTTTGGGGTTTGTATATTTTGTGGTAACTGTGTCGAGTATTGTCCAACAAATTGTTTATCAATGACTGAAGAATATGAACTTTCTACTTATGATCGTCACGAATTGAATTATAATCAAATTGCTTTGGGTCGATTACCAATCTCAATAATTGGAGATTACACAATTCAAACAGTTATGAATTCGACTCAAATAAAAATAGACAAAGATAAACCCTTTGATTCAAGAACAATTACTGATTACTAA
- the ndhA gene encoding NADH-plastoquinone oxidoreductase subunit 1: protein MIIDTTEVQTINSFSTSEFLKEVYGLIWIVPILTLILGITIGVLVIVWLEREISAAIQQRIGPEYAGPLGILQAIADGTKLLFKEDLLPSRGDIRLFSVGPSIAVISILLSYLVIPFGYRLVLADLSIGVFLWIAISSIAPIGLLMSGYGSNNKYSFLGGLRAAAQSISYEIPLTLCVLSISLLSNSSSTVDIVEAQSKYGFWGWNLWRQPIGFIVFLISSLAECERLPFDLPEAEEELVAGYQTEYSGIKYGLFYLASYLNLLVSSLFVTVLYLGGWNLSIPYISIPELFGINKIAGIFGMTMGILITLIKAYLFLFISITTRWTLPRMRMDQLLNLGWKFLLPISLGNLLLTTSSQLVSL, encoded by the exons ATGATAATTGATACGACAGAAGTACAAACTATCAATTCTTTTTCTACATCGGAATTTTTAAAAGAAGTGTATGGACTAATATGGATTGTACCCATTTTGACCCTTATATTGGGAATCACAATAGGGGTACTAGTAATTGTGTGGTTAGAAAGAGAAATATCTGCAGCGATACAACAACGTATTGGGCCTGAATATGCTGGCCCGTTGGGAATTCTTCAAGCTATAGCGGATGGGACTAAACTACTTTTTAAAGAGGACCTCCTCCCATCTCGAGGAGATATTCGTTTGTTTAGTGTGGGACCGTCTATAGCGGTTATATCAATTCTACTAAGTTATTTAGTAATTCCTTTTGGGTATCGTCTTGTTTTAGCCGATCTCAGTATAGGTGTTTTTTTATGGATCGCCATTTCCAGTATTGCTCCTATTGGGCTTCTTATGTCAGGATATGGATCGAATAATAAATATTCCTTTTTAGGTGGTCTACGAGCTGCTGCTCAATCTATTAGTTATGAAATACCATTAACTCTATGTGTGTTATCAATATCTCTA TTATCTAACAGTTCAAGTACAGTTGATATAGTTGAAGCACAGTCAAAATATGGTTTTTGGGGGTGGAATCTGTGGCGTCAGCCTATAGGATTTATTGTTTTTCTAATTTCTTCTCTAGCCGAATGTGAGAGATTGCCCTTTGATTTACCAGAAGCGGAGGAGGAATTAGTAGCAGGTTATCAAACCGAGTATTCGGGTATCAAATACGGTTTATTTTATCTTGCTTCTTACCTAAATTTATTAGTTTCTTCATTATTTGTAACAGTTCTTTACTTAGGTGGGTGGAATTTATCTATTCCGTATATATCCATTCCTGAGCTTTTCGGAATAAATAAAATCGCTGGCATTTTTGGAATGACAATGGGTATCCTTATTACATTAATTAAAGCTTATTTGTTTCTCTTCATTTCTATCACAACAAGATGGACTTTACCTAGGATGAGAATGGACCAGTTATTAAATCTTGGATGGAAATTTCTTTTACCTATTTCTCTAGGTAATCTGTTATTAACAACTTCTTCCCAACTTGTTTCATTATAA
- the ndhH gene encoding NADH-plastoquinone oxidoreductase subunit 7: MTVPVTRKDLMIVNMGPHHPSMHGVLRLIVTLDGEDVIDCEPILGYLHRGMEKIAENRTIIQYLPYVTRWDYLATMFTEAITVNAPEQLENVQVPQRASYIRVIMLELSRIASHLLWLGPFMADIGAQTPFFYIFRERELIYDLFEAATGMRMMHNYFRIGGVAADLPYGWIDKCLDFCDYSLTGVVEYQKLITWNPIFLERVEGVGIIVGEEAVNWGLSGPMLRASGIQWDLRKVDHYECYNEFDWEVQWQKEGDSLARYLVRIGEMKESIKIIQQALEGIPGGPYENLEVRRFDRAKNSEWNDFEYRFISKKPSPNFELSKQELYVRVEAPKGELGIYLIGDNSGFPWRWKIRPPGFINLQILPQLVKRMKLADIMTILGSIDIIMGEVDR; this comes from the coding sequence ATGACAGTACCGGTTACAAGAAAAGATCTCATGATAGTCAATATGGGGCCTCACCACCCATCAATGCATGGTGTTCTTCGACTAATCGTTACTCTCGATGGTGAAGATGTTATTGACTGTGAGCCCATATTGGGCTATTTACACAGAGGAATGGAAAAAATAGCGGAAAATCGAACAATTATACAATATCTACCTTATGTAACACGATGGGATTATTTAGCTACTATGTTCACAGAGGCAATAACCGTAAATGCACCAGAACAATTGGAAAATGTTCAAGTACCTCAAAGAGCTAGCTATATCAGAGTAATTATGCTGGAATTGAGCCGTATAGCTTCTCATTTGTTATGGCTTGGGCCTTTTATGGCGGATATCGGTGCACAGACTCCCTTTTTCTATATTTTCAGAGAAAGAGAATTGATATATGATCTATTCGAAGCCGCCACAGGTATGCGAATGATGCATAATTATTTCCGTATCGGAGGAGTAGCTGCTGATCTACCTTATGGATGGATAGATAAATGTTTGGATTTCTGCGATTATTCTTTAACAGGAGTTGTTGAATATCAAAAACTTATTACGTGGAATCCCATTTTTTTGGAACGAGTGGAAGGAGTGGGCATTATTGTTGGAGAAGAAGCTGTAAATTGGGGTTTATCAGGACCGATGTTACGAGCTTCTGGAATCCAATGGGATCTTCGTAAAGTTGATCATTATGAGTGTTACAATGAATTCGATTGGGAAGTCCAATGGCAAAAAGAGGGAGATTCATTAGCTCGTTATTTAGTACGAATCGGTGAAATGAAGGAATCCATAAAAATTATTCAACAGGCTCTAGAAGGAATTCCTGGAGGACCTTATGAAAATTTAGAAGTACGACGCTTTGATAGAGCAAAGAATTCCGAATGGAATGATTTTGAATATAGATTTATTAGTAAAAAACCTTCACCCAATTTTGAATTGTCGAAACAAGAACTTTATGTGAGAGTGGAAGCCCCAAAAGGAGAATTGGGAATTTATTTGATAGGAGATAATAGCGGTTTCCCCTGGAGATGGAAAATTCGTCCGCCCGGTTTTATCAATTTGCAAATTCTTCCTCAGCTAGTTAAAAGAATGAAATTGGCTGATATCATGACGATATTGGGTAGTATAGATATCATTATGGGAGAAGTTGATCGTTGA
- the rps15 gene encoding ribosomal protein S15: MVKNSFISIIPQEEKEENKGSVEFQVFSFTNKIRRLTSHLELHKKDFLSQRGLRKILGKRQRLLTYLSKKNGVRYKKLIGQLDIREPKTR, translated from the coding sequence ATGGTCAAAAATTCATTCATTTCCATTATTCCACAAGAAGAAAAAGAAGAAAACAAAGGTTCTGTTGAATTTCAAGTATTCAGCTTCACCAATAAGATACGGAGACTTACTTCACATTTGGAATTGCACAAAAAAGATTTTTTATCGCAAAGGGGTCTACGAAAAATTCTAGGAAAACGTCAACGGTTGCTGACTTATTTGTCAAAGAAAAATGGAGTACGTTATAAGAAATTAATTGGTCAGTTGGATATTAGGGAGCCAAAAACTCGTTAA
- the ycf1 gene encoding hypothetical chloroplast RF1: MILKSFLLGNLLSLCMKIINSVVVVGLYYGFLTTFSIGPSYLFLLRARVMEEGTEKEVSATTGFITGQLMMFISIYYAPLHLALGRPHTITVLVLPYLLFHFFWNNHKNFFDYGSTTRNSMRNLSIQCVFLNNLIFQLFNHFILPSSTLARLVNIYMFRCNNKMLFVTSSFVGWLIGHILFMKWVGLVLFWIRQNHSIRSNKYLVSELRNSMARIFSILLFITCVYYLGRMPSPIVTKKLKETSETEERGESEEESDVETTSETKETKQEQEGSAEEDPSLCSEEKEDPDKIDETEEIRVNGKEKTKDEFHFHFKETCYKDSPVHEDSYLDTYQGNWELGRLKEEKNEKTFLWFEKPFLTFLFDYKRWNRPCRYIKNNRFENALRNETAQYFFYTCPSDGKQIISFTYPPSLSTFSEMIERKMSNLYTTEKLSHVDQNYYWVYTNEQKKYNLNNELISRTKALEKEKGFLALDMLEKRTRLCNDENEQKYLPKTYDPFLRGPYRGTIKKFYSHTIMNDLITSTDTEDSIEINWINKIYGLLPNNSNYSRKFEHQKNPLDRESLLNYIGNSVTSIKEFPFEPAPILHFQKYSLLREQTRIDFESQAKALKWVFDVITTDPNDQTIIRNKSIGIEEIRKRVPQWSYKLTDDLEEQEEENEEESTEDHEIRSRKAKRVVIYTDNDQNTNTITTTNNTNNSDQAEEVALIRYSQQSDFRRDIIKGSMRAQRRKTVILEMFQANVHSPLFLDRIDKTFFFSSFYISEMMNLIFRNSVGREPELKISHFDFEEEETREKEKKNEDKKEENECIAISETWDSIIFAQAIRGLMLVTQSFLRKYIVLPSLIIAKNIGRMLLFQFPEWYEDLKEWNREMHVKCTYNGVQLSETEFPKDWLADGIQIKILFPFCLKPWRRSKIRSHPRDQIKKKGKKDNFCFLTVWGMEAELPFGSPRKRPSFFEPIYKELQKKVRKVKKNFFLLLKVSKEKTRWIIKILLVLKRIMKEILKVNPIFLFEFSKAKVYETAENGKDSEINNKIIHKSTIQIQSMNWTNYSLIEKKMKDLSDRTITIRNQIERITKDKKKIILTCDDKRSKSRKHIWQIFQRINIRLIRKSHYFMKSLIEKIYIDILLCMITIHRINFQFFFESTKKIINKSVYNDQTNQEGIDERDQNTMNSFSTIKRWFSNTNISNSTKMYHDLSSLSQAYVFYKLSQTQLLNKYHLKSLLQYQGTYPFIKDKIKDYCMTRGIFDSNPRHKKIHKSGMIEWKNWLKGHYQYNLSQTKWSRLVPQKWRNRINQRYRIQNKDSIKSDSYKKEKDQLIHYVKQNYYAADSLTNQKEKWKKHYRYDLLSHKYMNYGDKRDLYIYGSRLQVNRVLKIPYNFNKPKYESFFVLVSTAISDYLEEGYIIDTHKNLDRKYFDCRILHFCLRKNIDIETWTNTHIGTKIDKNTKTEKRINNKLKKKDIFSLTIHQEINPSNQKSIFFDWMGMNQERVYRTISNLESWFFPEFVLLFDAYKIKPWIIPIQLLYFDLYFYKNTSQNKNININRNKNLQMISDQKKYLKLENSNQQKNEQQDQVNFVSDIRKENKKKDIEENYARSDITIKKGKKKKQSKKNKEAELDFFLKKYFLFQLRWDDSLNQRMINNIKVYCLLLRLINPKEIAISAIQRGEMHLDVMLIQKDLALTELIKKGILIIEPIRLSIKKDGKLIIYQTISISLVENNKHQTNRKCIKKRNIDKRNSDKPIVRYGNMLVNGDTNYYDFLVPENIISPRRRRELRMLICFNSHNWNVTDRNRNPLFCNENNIGNSGKFLDEDKHLNTDTNKFIKYKFVLWPNYRLEDLTCMNRYWFDTNNGSRFSMSRIHMYPRFRII, translated from the coding sequence ATGATTTTGAAATCTTTTCTACTAGGTAATCTATTATCCTTATGCATGAAGATAATAAATTCGGTCGTTGTGGTCGGACTCTATTATGGATTTCTGACCACATTCTCCATAGGGCCCTCTTATCTCTTCCTTCTCCGAGCTCGGGTTATGGAAGAAGGAACCGAGAAGGAGGTATCAGCAACAACTGGTTTTATTACGGGACAGCTCATGATGTTCATATCGATCTATTATGCGCCTCTGCATCTAGCATTGGGTAGACCTCATACAATAACTGTCCTAGTTCTACCGTATCTTTTGTTTCATTTCTTCTGGAACAATCACAAAAACTTTTTTGATTATGGATCTACTACCAGAAATTCAATGCGTAATCTCAGCATTCAATGTGTATTCCTGAATAATCTAATTTTTCAATTATTCAACCATTTCATTTTACCAAGTTCAACGTTAGCCAGATTAGTCAACATTTATATGTTTCGATGCAACAACAAGATGTTATTTGTAACAAGTAGTTTTGTTGGTTGGTTAATTGGTCACATTTTATTCATGAAATGGGTTGGATTGGTATTATTCTGGATACGGCAAAATCATTCTATTCGATCTAATAAGTACCTTGTGTCAGAATTGAGAAATTCTATGGCTCGAATCTTTAGTATTCTCTTATTTATCACCTGTGTCTACTATTTAGGCAGAATGCCGTCGCCTATTGTCACTAAGAAACTGAAAGAAACCTCAGAAACGGAAGAAAGGGGAGAAAGTGAGGAAGAAAGCGATGTAGAAACAACTTCCGAAACGAAGGAGACTAAACAGGAACAAGAGGGATCCGCCGAAGAAGACCCTTCCCTTTGTTCGGAAGAAAAGGAGGATCCGGACAAAATAGATGAAACGGAAGAGATCCGAGTGAATGGAAAGGAAAAAACAAAGGATGAATTCCACTTTCACTTTAAAGAGACATGCTATAAAGATAGCCCAGTTCACGAAGATTCTTATCTTGATACCTATCAAGGTAATTGGGAATTGGGAAGACTTAAAGAAGAGAAAAATGAAAAGACTTTTTTATGGTTTGAAAAACCTTTTCTTACTTTTCTTTTCGATTATAAACGATGGAATCGCCCATGTCGGTATATAAAAAATAATCGATTTGAAAATGCTCTACGAAATGAAACGGCACAATATTTTTTTTATACATGTCCAAGTGATGGAAAACAAATAATATCTTTTACATATCCGCCTAGTTTATCGACTTTTTCGGAAATGATAGAACGCAAAATGTCAAATTTGTACACGACAGAAAAATTATCCCATGTGGATCAGAATTATTATTGGGTTTATACCAATGAGCAAAAAAAGTACAACTTGAACAATGAATTAATAAGTCGAACAAAAGCTCTAGAAAAAGAAAAGGGGTTTCTTGCTCTAGATATGCTCGAAAAAAGGACCAGATTATGCAATGATGAAAATGAACAAAAATACTTGCCCAAAACGTATGACCCCTTTTTGAGGGGACCATATCGTGGAACAATAAAAAAATTCTATTCACATACAATCATGAATGATTTAATCACTTCTACAGATACGGAAGATTCCATAGAAATCAATTGGATAAATAAGATTTATGGGCTACTTCCTAATAATTCTAATTATTCCAGAAAATTTGAACATCAAAAGAATCCGCTTGATAGGGAATCATTACTGAATTATATTGGTAATTCCGTAACCTCAATCAAAGAATTTCCTTTTGAGCCTGCACCCATTTTGCATTTTCAAAAATATTCTTTATTGAGAGAGCAAACAAGAATTGATTTTGAAAGTCAAGCAAAAGCTTTAAAATGGGTATTCGATGTAATTACAACTGATCCAAATGATCAAACAATAATTAGAAATAAATCTATTGGAATAGAAGAAATCCGTAAAAGGGTTCCTCAATGGTCATACAAATTAACTGATGATTTGGAAGAACAGGAGGAAGAAAATGAGGAAGAATCTACGGAAGATCATGAAATTCGTTCAAGAAAAGCCAAACGCGTAGTAATTTATACTGATAACGATCAGAATACCAATACTATTACAACTACAAATAATACTAATAATAGTGATCAAGCGGAAGAGGTGGCTTTGATACGTTACTCGCAACAATCGGATTTTCGTCGGGATATAATCAAAGGATCCATGCGTGCTCAAAGACGTAAAACAGTTATTTTGGAAATGTTTCAAGCAAATGTGCATTCCCCGCTTTTTTTGGATCGAATAGACAAAACATTTTTTTTTTCTTCTTTTTATATCTCTGAAATGATGAATCTCATTTTTAGGAATTCGGTGGGGAGAGAACCAGAATTGAAAATTTCGCATTTTGATTTTGAGGAGGAAGAGACAAGGGAAAAAGAGAAAAAAAACGAAGATAAAAAAGAGGAAAATGAATGTATAGCAATATCAGAAACTTGGGATAGCATTATATTTGCTCAAGCAATAAGAGGTTTGATGTTAGTAACCCAATCTTTTCTTAGAAAATACATTGTATTGCCTTCATTGATAATTGCTAAAAATATTGGCCGTATGTTATTATTCCAATTCCCCGAATGGTATGAGGATTTGAAGGAATGGAATAGAGAAATGCATGTTAAATGCACCTATAATGGTGTTCAATTATCAGAAACAGAATTTCCCAAAGATTGGTTAGCAGACGGTATTCAGATAAAGATTCTATTTCCTTTCTGTTTGAAACCTTGGCGAAGATCTAAAATACGATCTCATCCTAGAGATCAAATAAAAAAAAAAGGAAAAAAAGACAATTTTTGTTTTTTAACAGTTTGGGGAATGGAAGCGGAACTCCCTTTTGGGAGTCCCCGAAAACGACCTTCCTTTTTTGAACCCATTTATAAGGAACTCCAAAAAAAAGTTAGAAAAGTGAAAAAGAATTTCTTTCTACTTCTAAAAGTTTCAAAAGAAAAAACAAGATGGATCATTAAAATACTTCTAGTTCTAAAACGAATAATGAAGGAAATTCTAAAAGTAAACCCAATATTCTTATTTGAATTCAGCAAGGCGAAAGTATATGAAACGGCTGAAAATGGAAAAGATTCCGAAATAAATAATAAGATTATTCACAAATCAACCATTCAAATCCAATCCATGAATTGGACAAATTATTCACTCATAGAAAAAAAGATGAAAGATCTTTCTGATAGAACAATCACAATCAGGAATCAAATAGAACGAATCACAAAAGACAAGAAAAAAATAATTCTAACTTGTGATGATAAAAGATCGAAATCACGGAAACATATTTGGCAGATATTCCAAAGAATAAATATACGATTAATACGTAAATCACATTATTTTATGAAATCTCTGATTGAAAAAATATACATAGATATCTTGCTATGTATGATTACCATTCACAGGATCAATTTCCAATTTTTCTTTGAATCAACAAAAAAAATAATCAATAAATCCGTTTACAACGATCAAACAAATCAGGAAGGAATTGATGAAAGAGATCAAAATACAATGAACTCTTTTTCCACTATAAAAAGGTGGTTTTCGAATACTAATATTAGTAATAGTACAAAAATGTATCATGACTTATCCTCCTTGTCCCAAGCATATGTATTTTACAAATTATCACAAACCCAATTACTTAACAAGTATCACTTGAAATCTCTACTTCAATATCAGGGGACTTATCCTTTTATTAAGGATAAAATCAAGGATTATTGTATGACGCGAGGAATATTTGATTCCAATCCAAGACATAAGAAAATTCATAAGTCTGGAATGATTGAATGGAAAAACTGGTTAAAGGGGCATTATCAGTACAATTTATCTCAAACCAAATGGTCGCGGTTAGTACCGCAAAAATGGCGAAATAGAATCAATCAACGTTATAGGATTCAAAATAAAGACTCAATTAAATCGGATTCATATAAAAAAGAAAAAGACCAATTAATTCATTACGTGAAACAAAATTACTATGCAGCGGATTCATTGACAAATCAAAAAGAAAAATGGAAAAAACACTACAGATATGATCTTTTATCACATAAATATATGAACTATGGGGATAAGAGGGATTTATATATTTATGGGTCAAGATTACAAGTAAACAGGGTTCTCAAAATTCCATATAATTTCAATAAACCGAAATACGAATCATTTTTTGTATTGGTAAGTACAGCTATTAGTGATTATCTAGAAGAAGGATATATTATTGATACGCATAAAAATTTAGATAGAAAATATTTTGATTGTAGAATTCTCCATTTTTGTCTTAGAAAAAATATTGATATTGAGACCTGGACCAATACACATATCGGTACAAAAATTGATAAAAATACTAAGACTGAAAAAAGAATCAACAACAAATTGAAAAAAAAAGATATTTTTTCTCTTACGATTCATCAAGAAATCAACCCATCCAATCAAAAAAGTATTTTTTTTGATTGGATGGGAATGAATCAAGAAAGAGTTTATCGTACCATATCAAATCTAGAATCTTGGTTCTTCCCAGAATTTGTCTTACTTTTTGATGCATATAAGATTAAACCATGGATTATACCAATCCAATTACTTTATTTTGACTTGTATTTTTATAAAAATACAAGTCAAAATAAAAACATCAATATAAATAGAAATAAAAATCTTCAGATGATATCTGATCAAAAAAAATATCTTAAATTAGAAAATTCCAACCAACAAAAAAATGAACAACAGGACCAAGTAAATTTTGTATCAGATATACGAAAAGAAAACAAAAAAAAAGATATTGAAGAGAATTACGCGAGATCAGACATTACCATTAAAAAAGGTAAAAAGAAAAAACAATCCAAGAAAAACAAGGAAGCAGAACTAGATTTCTTCCTTAAAAAATATTTCCTTTTTCAATTAAGATGGGATGACTCCTTGAACCAAAGAATGATCAATAATATCAAGGTATATTGTCTCTTACTTAGACTGATAAATCCAAAGGAAATTGCTATATCCGCGATTCAAAGAGGAGAGATGCATCTGGATGTAATGCTAATTCAGAAAGATCTAGCTCTTACAGAATTGATAAAAAAAGGAATATTAATTATCGAACCAATTCGTCTATCTATAAAAAAGGATGGAAAATTGATTATATATCAAACTATAAGTATTTCATTGGTCGAGAACAATAAACACCAAACTAATAGAAAATGCATAAAAAAAAGAAATATTGATAAGAGGAATTCGGATAAACCCATTGTACGATATGGGAATATGCTTGTGAATGGGGACACAAATTATTATGATTTCCTTGTTCCTGAAAATATTATATCTCCTAGACGTCGTAGAGAATTGAGAATGTTAATTTGTTTCAATTCCCATAATTGGAATGTTACGGATAGAAATAGAAATCCATTATTTTGCAATGAAAACAACATAGGAAACTCTGGAAAATTTTTGGATGAGGACAAGCATCTTAATACGGATACAAATAAATTCATTAAATACAAATTTGTTCTTTGGCCCAATTACCGATTAGAAGATTTAACTTGTATGAATCGCTATTGGTTTGATACCAATAATGGCAGTCGTTTCAGTATGTCAAGGATACATATGTATCCACGATTTAGAATTATTTAA